In the Campylobacter sp. RM6914 genome, one interval contains:
- a CDS encoding Mrp/NBP35 family ATP-binding protein, which produces MLNKEEILKRLKGVIYPGFEKSIVDFGFVKSVKEGDPIEVDVEIVSSNPEMVKELKEDIKRVLTPHVAIIRIAQPKIPDEKSNSVSGKNIAPQIKNFIMVSSGKGGVGKSTTTLNLAISMAKLGKKVGILDADIYGPNIPRMLGETQTQPQVIGNKLKPILSHGVEMMSMGVLMEEGASLIWRGSMIMKAIEQLLKDVLWSELDILFLDMPPGTGDAQLTLAQSVPVTAGVCVTTPQVVALDDSKRGLDMFEKLHIPIAGIVENMSGFICPDNGKEYDIFGKGTTEAIAKDYNTQILAEIPIEPAVRVGGDSGKPISFYQSESITAKRYEEAAKKLWEEIEKINNDGGADNSAIQPVMDGQSACSK; this is translated from the coding sequence ATGTTAAATAAAGAGGAAATTTTAAAGCGCCTAAAAGGCGTTATATATCCTGGCTTTGAAAAAAGTATTGTGGATTTTGGCTTTGTAAAAAGCGTTAAAGAGGGCGATCCGATAGAGGTTGATGTTGAGATAGTAAGCTCAAATCCTGAGATGGTAAAAGAGCTAAAAGAGGATATTAAGCGTGTTTTAACACCGCATGTGGCGATTATTCGTATCGCTCAGCCAAAGATACCTGATGAGAAAAGCAACTCTGTTAGCGGTAAAAACATAGCGCCTCAGATAAAAAATTTCATCATGGTTAGCTCTGGTAAAGGCGGCGTTGGCAAGTCAACCACAACTCTAAATTTAGCTATATCTATGGCTAAACTTGGTAAAAAAGTAGGAATTTTAGATGCTGATATTTACGGTCCAAATATCCCTAGAATGTTAGGCGAGACACAAACTCAACCACAAGTTATCGGCAACAAACTAAAGCCTATCCTTAGCCACGGTGTTGAGATGATGAGCATGGGTGTTTTGATGGAAGAGGGTGCTTCGTTAATTTGGCGTGGTTCTATGATAATGAAAGCGATTGAGCAGCTGTTAAAAGACGTGCTTTGGAGCGAGCTTGATATATTATTCTTAGATATGCCTCCAGGAACCGGTGATGCGCAACTAACTTTAGCTCAAAGCGTGCCTGTAACTGCCGGAGTATGTGTTACTACACCTCAAGTTGTTGCACTTGATGATAGTAAACGCGGACTAGATATGTTTGAAAAACTACATATCCCAATCGCAGGAATAGTAGAAAACATGAGCGGTTTCATCTGTCCTGATAACGGTAAAGAGTATGATATCTTTGGCAAAGGCACAACAGAGGCTATAGCTAAAGATTATAACACTCAAATTTTAGCTGAAATTCCTATCGAGCCGGCAGTGCGTGTAGGTGGCGATAGCGGTAAGCCTATAAGCTTTTATCAGTCTGAAAGCATAACTGCAAAACGCTACGAAGAGGCAGCTAAAAAGCTTTGGGAAGAGATAGAAAAGATAAATAATGACGGCGGTGCCGATAACTCTGCTATACAGCCTGTAATGGATGGACAGTCAGCTTGCAGTAAATAA
- a CDS encoding tetrahydrodipicolinate N-succinyltransferase N-terminal domain-containing protein — translation MSKIEIKTANEFKEFCETLRASEGYKDPIAFGIARVDKGQLDQDKILQASYAAVSFKENFLSAAAIIWALSEDGISVDFNGSEFVAEFSQRAAKKAWKLLGVFKDEMQTHKNVEVVYNVKHALEEQKNVGKFRVVFIFEDTKPLSVEVVYLKLYLLSLQKAPLRSLVLDGAFGVLPNVAWDANSKPIELEWLRQNEVNLKMNGEYPTIVSVDKFPRYLSHIIPCDNTRILDSAKVRMGALISAGTTVMPGAAYVNFNAGTTGSVMIEGRVSSSVVVGEGSDIGGGASILGVLSGTNGNPVSIGKNCLLGANSVTGIPLGDKCIVDAGIAVLEGTKVYISKEERGKLALINPEFKFEKEIYKGLELSGVSGLHFRQNSQTGQITASASKRAIKLNEALH, via the coding sequence ATGTCAAAAATCGAAATAAAAACAGCCAATGAATTTAAAGAATTTTGCGAAACCCTAAGAGCAAGCGAAGGCTATAAAGACCCGATCGCTTTTGGTATCGCAAGGGTCGATAAAGGCCAGCTAGATCAAGATAAGATCTTGCAAGCAAGCTATGCGGCCGTAAGTTTTAAGGAAAATTTTTTAAGTGCGGCAGCTATTATCTGGGCTTTGAGCGAAGATGGGATAAGTGTTGATTTTAATGGCAGTGAATTTGTGGCGGAATTTAGCCAAAGAGCAGCAAAAAAAGCATGGAAACTTCTTGGTGTGTTTAAAGATGAGATGCAAACACATAAAAATGTTGAGGTGGTTTATAATGTAAAACACGCTCTTGAAGAGCAAAAAAATGTTGGTAAATTTCGTGTTGTTTTTATATTTGAAGATACAAAACCGTTAAGTGTAGAGGTTGTTTACCTTAAACTTTATCTGCTTAGTTTACAAAAAGCGCCACTTAGAAGTCTTGTGCTTGATGGAGCATTTGGTGTGCTGCCAAATGTCGCTTGGGATGCAAACAGCAAACCGATCGAGCTTGAATGGTTACGTCAAAACGAGGTAAATTTAAAGATGAACGGTGAGTATCCTACAATAGTTAGCGTAGATAAATTTCCAAGATATTTAAGTCATATCATACCTTGTGATAACACGAGAATCCTTGATAGTGCAAAGGTTAGGATGGGTGCTTTAATAAGCGCAGGAACAACCGTTATGCCTGGAGCTGCGTATGTGAATTTTAACGCGGGAACTACAGGAAGCGTGATGATAGAAGGGCGTGTAAGTAGTTCGGTGGTGGTTGGCGAGGGAAGCGATATCGGTGGAGGAGCTAGCATACTTGGCGTCTTAAGCGGAACAAATGGCAATCCAGTAAGTATCGGTAAAAACTGCTTGCTTGGTGCAAATTCGGTTACCGGCATACCTCTTGGAGATAAGTGCATTGTAGACGCAGGCATAGCTGTGCTTGAAGGAACGAAAGTGTATATAAGCAAGGAAGAGCGCGGTAAATTAGCCCTGATAAATCCTGAGTTTAAATTTGAAAAAGAAATTTATAAAGGTCTTGAGCTATCTGGAGTAAGTGGACTTCACTTCCGTCAGAATAGTCAAACAGGACAAATCACCGCTAGTGCAAGTAAAAGAGCAATAAAGTTAAATGAGGCGCTTCATTAA
- a CDS encoding bifunctional 2-C-methyl-D-erythritol 4-phosphate cytidylyltransferase/2-C-methyl-D-erythritol 2,4-cyclodiphosphate synthase codes for MLDITLIMLGAGDSTRFGLPVKKQWLRVGSDPLWLVATKNLSGFYSFKDVIVVSKESEYMSSFAPNYKFINGGQTRQESLKNALSLVKSEFVLVSDIARPMIPKELFNKIIEGAKQADCVVPALKIADTAYLGEEAIDRERVKLIQTPQLSRTNLLKQALETDVTYTDDSSAIRAVGGSVWHILGDERARKITTKEDLSRLNLVSPSLEQFVGTGFDVHEFAKGRELWLCGEKLEFELGLKAHSDGDVALHALTDAILGAAGLGDIGELFPDTDANFKDISSMFLLKEAYKKVQSVGFELVNADITIMAEKPKISKFKRKMAENIAVALNLTPNRINVKATTTEKLGFVGRGEGIAVIASASLKYYDWTKI; via the coding sequence TTGCTAGATATTACACTTATTATGCTTGGAGCCGGGGATTCTACGCGTTTTGGACTACCGGTAAAAAAACAATGGCTAAGAGTAGGTTCTGATCCGCTTTGGCTAGTGGCAACTAAAAATTTGAGTGGTTTTTACTCATTTAAAGATGTTATAGTTGTTAGTAAAGAGAGTGAGTATATGTCCTCTTTCGCGCCAAATTATAAATTTATAAATGGTGGACAAACTCGCCAAGAAAGCCTAAAAAACGCACTTTCACTAGTAAAAAGCGAATTTGTTTTAGTAAGCGATATAGCACGCCCGATGATACCAAAAGAGCTTTTTAATAAAATCATAGAAGGCGCGAAGCAAGCAGACTGCGTAGTTCCTGCACTTAAGATCGCAGACACTGCCTATCTTGGCGAAGAGGCTATCGATAGAGAGAGAGTAAAACTTATACAAACCCCTCAACTTTCACGCACAAATTTACTAAAACAAGCGCTTGAAACAGATGTTACCTATACAGACGATAGCTCTGCTATAAGAGCGGTCGGCGGGTCTGTTTGGCATATTTTAGGAGATGAAAGAGCTAGAAAAATAACCACAAAAGAGGATCTTTCACGGCTTAACCTTGTCTCTCCTAGCCTTGAACAATTTGTCGGCACGGGATTTGACGTGCATGAGTTTGCAAAGGGCAGAGAGCTCTGGCTGTGCGGGGAAAAGCTTGAATTTGAACTAGGATTAAAGGCTCACAGCGACGGAGATGTAGCGCTTCATGCTTTAACAGATGCGATCTTGGGAGCTGCAGGGCTTGGCGACATAGGAGAGCTTTTTCCTGATACGGACGCAAATTTTAAAGACATAAGTTCGATGTTTTTGCTAAAAGAGGCTTATAAAAAAGTCCAAAGCGTTGGTTTTGAGCTTGTAAATGCAGACATAACGATAATGGCTGAAAAACCAAAAATTTCTAAATTTAAAAGAAAAATGGCGGAAAATATCGCGGTCGCTTTGAATTTAACACCAAATCGCATAAACGTAAAAGCAACTACCACCGAAAAACTTGGCTTTGTTGGACGTGGTGAAGGCATAGCCGTTATAGCAAGTGCGAGTTTAAAATATTATGACTGGACAAAAATATGA
- a CDS encoding type 1 glutamine amidotransferase family protein codes for MKVGILLYDKVNLLNFAQIHSFLRTFEKISVKTYAFKAEIIDESGIRLHPEIYGESLYGIDMMVVPDGIGALSLRYDEIFLSWVRSGSSARIKMCFDLGALVFGGAGFLIGKEACIRGGYKNALSEYCMVNEAKLCDVDGVISASEWGEETRSRLVEILG; via the coding sequence ATGAAAGTTGGTATTTTGTTATATGACAAGGTAAATTTGCTAAATTTTGCTCAGATACATAGTTTTTTACGCACTTTTGAAAAAATAAGTGTAAAAACTTATGCTTTTAAAGCCGAGATTATCGATGAAAGCGGGATAAGGCTTCATCCTGAAATTTATGGAGAAAGTCTTTATGGTATAGATATGATGGTTGTTCCTGACGGTATCGGAGCACTTAGTCTAAGGTATGATGAAATTTTTTTATCATGGGTCAGGAGTGGCTCTAGCGCTAGAATAAAGATGTGTTTTGACCTTGGAGCATTGGTATTTGGCGGAGCCGGATTTTTAATCGGTAAAGAGGCTTGTATAAGAGGCGGATACAAAAATGCGCTTAGCGAATACTGCATGGTAAATGAAGCAAAGCTTTGCGATGTTGATGGCGTGATAAGTGCAAGCGAATGGGGTGAGGAGACAAGGTCTCGCTTGGTCGAAATTTTAGGTTAG
- the thiC gene encoding phosphomethylpyrimidine synthase ThiC produces MRKEWIKERKNDATPTQMYYAKQGVITPEMHHVAKVEGLEPDFVRECVAKGRMIIPANINHTNLIPMAIGIDAKTKVNANIGNSSLVSDINGELEKLDICLKYGADTVMDLSTGGDLDEIRTAIIKNCNVPLGTVPMYQIIHDVCEIENLTIEAMLEVIERQAKQGVSYFTIHAGFLLKFMPLISKRKMGIVSRGGSLMATWMMHYHKENPFYEAFDQILDICAKYDVALSLGDSLRPGCLYDATDEAQLSELKVLGELTLRAWDKNVQVMVEGPGHVPLNQIEYNVKIQQEWCHNAPFYVLGPLVTDIGAGYDHITSAIGGALAASYGVAMLCYVTPKEHLGLPNATDVRDGIIAHKIAAHAADIARGRAGAIDRDHAMSDARYNFDWNKQFELALDPDKARELHDESLPQDVFKEAHFCSMCGPKFCAYKISRKITEENNVK; encoded by the coding sequence ATGAGAAAAGAGTGGATAAAAGAGCGTAAAAACGATGCTACTCCAACGCAGATGTATTACGCCAAACAGGGTGTCATAACGCCTGAAATGCACCATGTCGCAAAGGTTGAGGGTTTAGAGCCTGACTTTGTTAGAGAGTGTGTAGCAAAAGGACGCATGATAATACCTGCAAATATAAATCACACAAATTTAATCCCGATGGCGATCGGTATAGACGCAAAAACAAAGGTAAATGCAAATATCGGCAATTCAAGTCTTGTTAGTGATATAAACGGCGAGCTTGAAAAGCTTGATATTTGTCTAAAATACGGTGCAGACACGGTTATGGACTTAAGCACGGGAGGCGATCTTGACGAGATAAGAACGGCGATAATTAAAAATTGCAACGTTCCTCTTGGTACTGTTCCGATGTATCAGATCATACATGATGTTTGCGAGATAGAAAATTTGACCATAGAAGCGATGCTTGAAGTGATCGAGCGGCAGGCAAAACAAGGTGTTAGCTATTTTACGATACACGCCGGGTTTTTACTTAAATTTATGCCGCTTATATCAAAGCGTAAAATGGGCATAGTAAGTCGTGGTGGAAGCCTTATGGCGACTTGGATGATGCACTACCATAAAGAAAATCCTTTTTATGAGGCATTTGATCAAATTTTAGATATCTGCGCTAAGTATGATGTTGCTCTTTCTTTAGGAGATAGTCTTCGTCCAGGCTGCTTGTATGATGCAACTGATGAAGCGCAGTTGAGCGAGTTAAAGGTACTTGGCGAGCTTACGCTTAGAGCATGGGATAAAAACGTGCAAGTTATGGTCGAAGGTCCAGGACACGTGCCGTTAAATCAAATCGAATACAACGTCAAAATTCAGCAAGAGTGGTGTCATAATGCACCGTTTTATGTGCTAGGTCCACTTGTTACTGATATAGGTGCTGGATATGATCATATCACAAGTGCTATAGGTGGGGCTTTGGCGGCATCTTATGGTGTAGCTATGCTTTGTTATGTTACTCCAAAAGAGCATCTTGGCTTGCCAAATGCCACTGACGTAAGAGACGGTATAATCGCCCATAAGATCGCAGCGCACGCAGCCGACATAGCTCGCGGTAGAGCAGGAGCGATAGATCGCGATCATGCAATGAGCGATGCTAGATATAATTTTGACTGGAACAAGCAGTTTGAACTAGCGCTTGATCCTGATAAGGCAAGAGAGCTGCATGACGAGAGCTTGCCTCAAGATGTGTTTAAAGAGGCGCACTTTTGTTCTATGTGTGGTCCAAAATTTTGTGCATATAAAATTTCAAGAAAGATAACGGAGGAAAATAATGTTAAATAA
- the glmS gene encoding glutamine--fructose-6-phosphate transaminase (isomerizing), translating to MCGIVGYIGKDEKRNIIIDGLRELEYRGYDSAGMAVMSQDEISYFKAVGKLDNLADKTKDFSSSGLGVAIGHTRWATHGKPTEINAHPHLGEHSFVVHNGIIENYKELKEELEGKGVKFLSQTDTEVIVHLFEENLKHIKDPFKAYEATIARLHGAYATLLITKTAPNKIFFAKVAAPLAIGKNDKNEIYFASSDAPLIGVAKEVSYLDDKAYGVVGIDSIEIYKDGKKITPHFSTLPKDRSYAQKEGYRFFMEKEIYEQNTVISEAIMGRVKNGKICLENLTDEYLKNIDDIVLCACGTSYHAALTASYLFERLADVRVKVEFASEFRYRKPKLNTNSLFIVISQSGETADTLEALKIAKEAGLKTLAICNVNNSSIVRLADTTLLTRAGIEKGVASTKAFATQIVLLWMLVLQMASAKKSISQSELDTEISALLHIPQILNIDNSLQERIHRLAKHYLHGHGFFFIGRDIFYPLALEGALKLKEISYLHAEGYPAGEMKHGPIALADDRLFTIALMPQTTLYEKTKSNVEELAARDAYILAISPNEFELSDDFIKTSKQEHPMSEFFEMMIILQIFALEISIRLGNNVDMPRNLAKSVTVE from the coding sequence ATGTGTGGAATAGTAGGATATATCGGAAAAGACGAAAAAAGAAATATAATCATAGACGGACTTAGAGAGCTTGAATACCGCGGATATGATAGCGCGGGTATGGCTGTCATGAGCCAGGATGAGATAAGCTATTTTAAGGCTGTTGGCAAGCTTGATAATCTAGCCGACAAGACCAAAGATTTTAGCTCAAGCGGTCTTGGTGTAGCTATAGGTCACACAAGATGGGCTACACATGGCAAACCAACCGAGATCAACGCTCACCCGCACCTTGGCGAGCACTCTTTTGTTGTTCATAACGGCATTATTGAAAATTACAAAGAGTTAAAAGAAGAGCTTGAGGGCAAAGGCGTAAAATTTCTAAGTCAAACGGATACCGAGGTCATAGTTCATCTTTTTGAAGAGAACTTAAAACATATAAAAGATCCTTTTAAAGCCTATGAAGCAACGATCGCAAGACTTCACGGAGCTTACGCCACGCTACTTATAACCAAAACAGCGCCAAATAAAATTTTCTTTGCCAAAGTTGCTGCACCTCTTGCCATCGGCAAAAACGATAAAAACGAAATTTACTTTGCCTCTTCGGATGCTCCGTTAATCGGCGTTGCAAAAGAGGTTTCATATCTTGATGATAAAGCTTACGGCGTAGTAGGTATAGATAGTATTGAAATTTACAAAGATGGAAAAAAGATAACTCCACACTTTTCAACACTACCAAAAGATAGAAGTTATGCCCAAAAAGAGGGTTATAGATTTTTCATGGAAAAGGAAATTTACGAGCAAAATACCGTTATTTCCGAAGCCATAATGGGACGCGTTAAAAACGGTAAAATTTGTCTTGAAAATTTAACCGATGAATATCTAAAAAATATCGACGACATCGTGCTTTGCGCTTGTGGCACAAGCTATCATGCGGCACTTACCGCAAGCTATCTTTTTGAGCGTTTAGCAGACGTTAGGGTTAAGGTCGAATTTGCCAGCGAATTTAGATACCGCAAGCCTAAGCTTAACACAAATTCTCTATTTATCGTTATCTCTCAAAGCGGCGAAACAGCCGACACACTTGAAGCTTTAAAGATCGCAAAAGAGGCTGGACTTAAAACCTTAGCGATATGTAATGTTAATAACTCGTCTATCGTGCGTCTTGCCGACACAACTCTTCTAACTAGAGCCGGCATAGAAAAAGGCGTGGCTAGCACAAAGGCGTTCGCAACACAGATCGTTTTACTTTGGATGCTTGTTTTGCAAATGGCAAGCGCAAAAAAAAGCATAAGCCAAAGCGAGCTTGATACTGAAATTTCAGCCTTACTTCATATACCTCAAATTTTAAATATCGACAATAGCTTGCAAGAGCGTATTCACCGTCTTGCAAAACATTATCTGCATGGACATGGATTTTTCTTTATCGGAAGAGATATATTCTATCCGCTAGCTCTTGAAGGGGCATTAAAACTAAAAGAAATTTCATATCTACACGCGGAGGGTTATCCTGCAGGAGAGATGAAACATGGCCCTATAGCACTTGCCGATGATAGGCTATTTACTATCGCACTAATGCCTCAAACAACGCTTTATGAAAAGACAAAAAGCAATGTTGAAGAGCTTGCAGCAAGGGATGCCTACATACTAGCCATAAGCCCAAATGAGTTTGAGCTAAGCGATGATTTTATAAAAACAAGCAAGCAAGAACACCCTATGAGCGAGTTTTTTGAAATGATGATAATACTTCAAATTTTTGCTCTTGAAATTTCAATAAGACTTGGCAACAACGTAGACATGCCAAGAAACCTAGCAAAAAGCGTAACCGTAGAATAA